AGCGTCTGCGGCTGCGCGCGGTGGAGGTGGCCACGCACCCGCGCCTGGGCGTGCAGCTGGACTCGCTCGAACAGGTGCTGCAGCACCACCCCGTGAAGGCCTGCTGGTTCATGCCCACGTTCCAGAACCCGTTGGGCGCGCTGATGCCGGTGGACAAGAAGCAGGCGCTGGTGGCGCTGCTGGCGCGCCACCGCGTGCCGCTGATCGAGGACGACGTGTACGCCGAGCTGTATTTCGGCGCGCAGCGCCCGCCGCCGGCCAAGGCCTTCGACCGCGAGGGCTGGGTGATGCACTGCGGCTCGTTCTCGAAGTCACTCGCGCCCGGTTACCGCGTGGGCTGGGTCTCGGCGGGGCGATTCGCGCGCGAGGTGGAGCGGCTCAAGCTCATGGGCACGCTCGCGGTGGCGGTGCCGTCGCAGCTCGCGGTGCTGCATTTTCTGAAGCACGGCGCGTACGATCGGCATCTGCGCCGGCTGCGCGACGCGCTCGCGGCGCGGCAGGAGCGCGCGCTGCGGGCGATCGCGCAGCACCTGCCCGCGGGCACGCGCGTGACGCGGCCCGAGGGCGGCTACTTCGTGTGGGTGGAGCTGCCTGAGGGCGTGGACGCGATGGCGCTGCACCACGCGGCGCTGGCGCGCCACATCAGCCTCGCGCCCGGGCACCTGTTCTCGGCCGACCGGCGCTTCACGCGGCACATCCGGCTCAACGTGGGTCACCCACGGCCCGAGCAGAGCGATGCGGCGATCAAGGCGCTGGGGCGGCTGGTGAGCGCGCTGCCGGGCCAGCACATCCCGTTCACCGCGGCGAAAGGAGCCCGCACTTGAAACAAGAAATCCTCGTCCTGGGGGCCGGCATGGTCGGCGTGTGCACCGCACTGCACCTGGCGCAGCGCGGCCACGCGGTGACGCTGGTGGACCGGCGCGCGCCCGGCCGCGAAACCTCGCACGGCAACGCGGGCATCATCCAGCGCGAATCCATCGAGCCCTACCCGTTCCCGCGCGAATGGTCCACGCTGCTGCGCGTGGCCTTCAAGCGCGGCGCCGACGTCAACTACCACCTGGGCGCGCTGCCCGCGCTCGCGGGGCCGCTGGCGCGTTACTGGTACCACTCGCAGCCGGCGCGCCACGCGCGCCTGTCGCTGGCCTACGGCGCGCTCATCGAACATTGCCTGAGCGAGCACGAGCCCCTGATCCGCCTGGCCGGCGCCGACGACCTGGTGCGCCGCGAAGGCTACCTGCACGTGTTCCGCGAACGCGCCACCATGCGCGACACCGTGGCCAAGGCGCAGCGCCTGGCCGAGCGCGGCGTGAACCACCGCGTGCTCGACAGCGACGCCCTGGCCGCGGCCGAGCCCGCGCTGCGCCGCCGCCTCGCGGGCGCGGTGCACTGGACCGATCCCTGGTCGGTGAGCGATCCGGGCGAGCTCGTGTCGCGCTATGCCGCGCTGTTGCCCGGCCTGGGCGCGCGCCTGCTCGCGGGCGATGCCGCCACCCTGCGCCAGACCGCGCAGGGCTGGGCCGTGCGCACCGCCGAGGGCGAGGTGCAGGCCGCCCAGGCGGTGGTGGCGCTGGGCCCATGGTCGGACCCGCTGCTTCGCGGCCTGGGCTACCGCTACCCGCTGTTTCCCAAGCGCGGCTACCACCAGCACTACACGGGCGGCGAGCCGCCGCGCCTGACCCTGCTCGACGCCGACGGCGGCTTCGTGATCGCGCCCATGCGCCGCGGCGTGCGCATCACCACGGGTGCCGAGTTCGCGCGCCTGGACGCACCGCCCACGCCGGTGCAGGTGGGCCGCGCGCACCGGCTCGCGAGCGAGCTGCTCGACCTGCCGCAGGCGGTCGATCCCGAGCCCTGGCTCGGCGCACGCCCCGCCACCGGCGACATGCTGCCCGTGATCGGCCCCGCGCCGCGCCACCGCGGCCTGTGGTTCAACTTCGGCCACGCGCACCAGGGCTTCACGCTGGGCCCGTTGAGCGGGCGGCTGATGGCCGAACTCATCGAGGGCGGACCGACGCGGGTGGACGTGGCGCCGTACTCGGCGGCGCGGTTTGGCTAGGCGCGGCCGCGGC
This is a stretch of genomic DNA from Hydrogenophaga crocea. It encodes these proteins:
- a CDS encoding PLP-dependent aminotransferase family protein produces the protein MATKYETLAQSFAALIEQGTLRAGDRLPSVRDVVATRGLSPSTVFEAYYLLEARGLVSARPRSGYFVNARPERREEPQAMHPTAGQQAVAINDVVMAVLGTVRDRRVVPLGSAFPDPALFPLERLARGMGTAMRRLDPSQLLENLAPGNPDLRHQIALRGLAQGVPSSVDEIVITSGAMEALSLSLQAVTRPGDVVAIESPAFYGCLQVLERLRLRAVEVATHPRLGVQLDSLEQVLQHHPVKACWFMPTFQNPLGALMPVDKKQALVALLARHRVPLIEDDVYAELYFGAQRPPPAKAFDREGWVMHCGSFSKSLAPGYRVGWVSAGRFAREVERLKLMGTLAVAVPSQLAVLHFLKHGAYDRHLRRLRDALAARQERALRAIAQHLPAGTRVTRPEGGYFVWVELPEGVDAMALHHAALARHISLAPGHLFSADRRFTRHIRLNVGHPRPEQSDAAIKALGRLVSALPGQHIPFTAAKGART
- a CDS encoding NAD(P)/FAD-dependent oxidoreductase, which encodes MVGVCTALHLAQRGHAVTLVDRRAPGRETSHGNAGIIQRESIEPYPFPREWSTLLRVAFKRGADVNYHLGALPALAGPLARYWYHSQPARHARLSLAYGALIEHCLSEHEPLIRLAGADDLVRREGYLHVFRERATMRDTVAKAQRLAERGVNHRVLDSDALAAAEPALRRRLAGAVHWTDPWSVSDPGELVSRYAALLPGLGARLLAGDAATLRQTAQGWAVRTAEGEVQAAQAVVALGPWSDPLLRGLGYRYPLFPKRGYHQHYTGGEPPRLTLLDADGGFVIAPMRRGVRITTGAEFARLDAPPTPVQVGRAHRLASELLDLPQAVDPEPWLGARPATGDMLPVIGPAPRHRGLWFNFGHAHQGFTLGPLSGRLMAELIEGGPTRVDVAPYSAARFG